Below is a genomic region from Medicago truncatula cultivar Jemalong A17 chromosome 3, MtrunA17r5.0-ANR, whole genome shotgun sequence.
aaatggtggaagataatatattatatatgtatgttcatTCCATATGTaattgcgttgaatgtaagtagggatttaatttaatgatgtgtaatgagtagtttaattatggacactttgtaatgttaagatgaatttcaaacgtttgtttaattttaaccaaatgtcggtttaatttaattatgaacaattgtaaaagatattgtacttATCTTCATTATGTCCAAGTTTCAATcttgtatgaattattttgcctttggaaatgctctggtttaattacaggtaaaaactggccgaaaaaatggcttggaaatgcTTTACAATTATGCAGACTCACTGTCTGCATAATCAGatatcctcggcagttaactgccgccggtttactAAATACTtcggtagcaaactgccgaagggcgttttcgtattttactcgtgtggcacagccaaacaacatgtgggaacaacaattctcgcATATTTTTCATCGTCATGAGAAGATTCTATGTATGAAGCATTTGATGGAAGCATTGTGTGCAAAAACTCAACACCAATGAAGTATGATACACAACACAGAATAACATATAATACcccaaacaaaaaagaacatAATATACCAAACCAAATTTGAGGTCCAAAATTAAATGGATGAGCATGCCTTATCAATTTGGAAGAACGAGTTCGCCTCATGCACATGCTGGAACAACATAGAAACCATTTTGACATATGTTATTTGGGCTTTTGATTCCTTGcagattctttcaaaaaataaccGCCATAAGTTCAGCAGATCACAGCAGAAGTTACAATTCTAATCAGTTAAGATACAAAGTTCCCAATACAAATAGCAACCAAATACATCAGAATTCACACCTTATCTAAAACCAAATGCATCAGATATCAACCATGCCTGGCATTCAGTTCCAAAAAAACAGCAATAGTaagtactacctccgttcctttttaattgtcacattttaacattttacacagaccaagacaatcaataaaggttgctacttttgatacaataatttcTACTTTGCAAATTCTTCAGCTACAACATACAATACCATGTGGAAACCTCTTACCAAACAATATAGATTACTTTGCAAATGAAACAGGAGCTGTGAACATTAATCCACTCAAAACTCGCGGCCCCAATTTAATCTTTGAAACAGATGCAGAAGACCACCTCATATTCCTTTGTTATTATGATTATTCAAGAAAACCATAAGACTAATGTATAACTATAACAGAAGTTTCAGTTGCCCAAAGAACACTATTGAGATCctatcaaacaaaatacataatataCATCAAAGAGCATAGGTAATTAGAGGAACAGTTACCAATTTGAGATCCATCAATGCCACATGTACAGAAATGGCGCATGTCACCAAAGGATTAAGGATTTTGATGTAAATACCGTCCCTAAAAAACTTGGTTTTGCTAAGTCGGGCCGGGGTGTGAACCATGAAGAGTATGTCCTATGAAGTCTCCCTATTGGAAAGAGGCCAATGGTGGATACAATTATGGGTCCCTAACATGGATTCATGGTGGACTCAGACATTATGTTCATGTAGCATTTGCAGTCAATGTTGAAACATGATATATTATCTGCTCAATTAATTCACAGGCACAGCTAGTAAGACCATGCTAACTAGATAGAATTTGGGACATACACTAGTAAGGAACAGAGCATGACATAAAGAGTTATGTTCTACATTTAGCAGTATAATAGTTTTTAAGTTGCTTTCCACAAAGACCGCAACCATAATTGTGGCTACAATTTAATGCTTTTCAAGATCTCAACAACTACATCAAATCCACCATTGCATTTGCATCAGCTATATCTAAATACAATTTCTAAATATCAAATATTGTTGTACGATCACAATTGTAGTTTAAAAACCTAGTTTATATAACAAGAAATAATAACAAACCGAATATTTTACTCCATTATAACAAACAAGATATTGAGCAGATGAATAAAAGACTAATCAATCATCGTTCATGAGCTAGCAAAATATGGTAAACACAAAAATGATCAACACTAATTCACCATTATCACTAATCATTATCAGTTTATCACAATATCGAACACTACTGCAAtaatacattaaaaattaaaatctgtTAATGCTCAAAACCATAAAATTTTCCTATGAAACCaaaccatatatataatttcatcAATTACACCCTATAAAGCTCTGATGCATACATGGCACCGACATTAATCCTAATACATGACACCAACATTAATGTGACCATATGTGTCAATATTGTTACAGTGCCTCCTAACAGACTTTCAATCTGAAGTATCCATGCTAATAAATTACACATAcctcgataaaaaaaaaaaacaccatcaCTCACGATCAATCATCGTCCTCGTGATCACTCTCATCACTAAAATACCCAGCTCTCttccctttcttcttcctcctcttcttATCATCCAAACCCTCACCCTCATTCCCATTCCTCCCTAACAATCTCTCATCAGCTCCATCATCCACCACAGAAGCCCAATTATCTTCCTCAAACCGCTCTGCGCCAATCCTATCATTCTCTTCCTCCTCCTCATCCCCCTCTTTGCTCCATCCAGACCCACCAAATCCCCTCCGCGGCTTCTTCGGCTGCGGCCTCGCCCTAGCCCCCAACTGATTCTTAGGACACTCATAAGACAAATGCCCACTCCCACCACACTCAAAACACAATCCCGTCTCAGTATTATAAACCCGCTTCTTTATAAACTCGGGAGCGCGTCCATTATCAGAAGCAATAGAAGCACTCAAAGTCCTACCATTCAAAATCTTCTTATTCATCTCCGTCACGGCGATTTGGGCGTCGTGACGGGaaacaaattgaataaaagcTACACCTCGGCTTAAGCGCGTGTGACGGTCTTTTAAAACTGTCACACGCGCTATTCGGCCGAAGGTGGAGAAAAGAGTGTGGAGATCGGAGTTAGTTAAGGAGTAATCTAGATTTGAAACGTATATGGTTGATTTTGATGGTGCTAAGGTTTCTCCTGTTGATGATGGTGCTTTGTTGTTTGGTTTTGAGGATTggatttggttgttgttgttggtggtggtggtggtggtgttgggGGTTGAGGATGAAGCGCAGAAACGGTAGAAGAAAACGTCGTCGTCTTCATCGTCGCTATTGTTGTTTTTGCGTTTGGGTTTTTTCTTGCTTGACATTTTTTCGATTCTGTTTTCTTCACTTCGGCAGCGTCGTTCTGTTTCCGCGAGGGAGTAGTGAAACCATAAGCATTTCTTTTATTCTCTTAATCGTGTCttgtattgaaaatgattttagatTGGTGTTTGTTTATAAAATGAGAATCACTTTTGATTGGTGTTTATCTAGCAtattcattaaaatttaaaatcagaATTTCTTTTACAAGGTTTCataagtcctaactcaactaacgaaaatgtcgaaattgttaggtcggacgTCATGACCGAAGTTCGAACTCCGGTACCTCCGTTTTGTGTGTGATTGAATTTATGATGGCTTTGCAATCTCATctatctacccaaaaaaaaaaaaaagaatttattttacAAGATACTATTAACAACTTCATTGTTTTGTCCGGATACTCTAGTTTCAAAAACCTTATGTTTGGTTGAGGGTTTCAAAACCCggatgtcattttttttttaagaatctaaACCAACACACTAGATCGACCAAGTGGATTTTCAAAACTTCATGTTATAAATTGAAATGaaagtgattttgatataaaacaattttgagcatatattttataaagattttaagaaatcaaaagcCATTTTTCTGTATTGAATTAGTTTAGATAAATGCCTACTTTTTCTGAGGGGcgtgattttctttttcttttttttccttcagatGGAATACACAAAACTTAATGACAGCACATGCATTTATCTTCTATCAggcaaaatcaatcaattttaccTTCAAACCTcattttgactaaaaaaactgatgaaagtaactTTTGCATTGGATTAAAAATCAGCTCCAATTTTAACATTAAACCTGCTTTCAAAATAAATACAAGTTATACTCACCAAACCAATTTTACACAATGAATTATACTCAAAATCACATGTATCAAAACTCACCCAAAAACACCAACATTTATGAATATTCTATATATTTCGCTTTTTACACTATAGAATGAGTTCAAGTTGGAAACACAACCGACATACATCCATGTTACTTCATTTCTAGTTTATTAGAGAAGTATATTAGTTACATTAATGCAAGGAAGACTCATCACAGTTTGCCCTTATGCACCAATAAGGTACTAAAGGAGTTGTGATCCTCTCCGGTCACCGGAAAGTTCTAGCAGGAGAGAGAACTACAGTGAATAAAAAGGATTCGCTGTAAATTCTCAGATAAACGCCAAAAATGACCGAGATATTCATCACTCTGAATGAAAAGTCTCTATCTTTCTCTATTATAATGCCTTTGTTCACCTGAGCTTTATTTTACACATGAATCCAATCACGTACAGAAACATTTATTGCATCCGAATTGATGCTTTTCCTTTTGCTAGCAAGACGTGCATCTGACCTCATACTGTTTGTTCAACTTGTTCTTGTTTATTGGCCTTTTGGCTTCTGAGGAAGTCTAGAACCGATAGCCGCTATAGAAGGATGGAAATTGAAGTTAATTTCAAGATCTTATGTTCAAATacagcataaaaataaaattctatatCTAATAAACAAGAGTTGTACATTCTATACTAAAAATGGTTATTAATATCACTTGAAAGTTAATAAAACTGAAGTACATGGTAGAAATGTATATCTACAAACTAGAAAATTCTACATAATATCACTTCTTCTAAAGTATATTAAACTTTCTGTTGTAAAATATTGACACTTTACCTAGTAAGTAATAACTTCACACTAGGCTTAAATATATGTCATCTAATAACTTTGAAAAATGCAAATTTAACAATCTATTACCTAACACCATTGAATCAAGTTATATCATCTTCATAATCATTTTTGCAGTTTAAATCACCCACTATATATGTTAAAataaggcaaaattacacttttagtcccttaacttaattttaggtaacagtttggtcctttatctttttttcatttcaatttggtcctttttgttcattttcatatacatttttaagcttaaaattcatgattttattttcttatggtcttccag
It encodes:
- the LOC112420380 gene encoding U11/U12 small nuclear ribonucleoprotein 31 kDa protein, with translation MSSKKKPKRKNNNSDDEDDDVFFYRFCASSSTPNTTTTTTNNNNQIQSSKPNNKAPSSTGETLAPSKSTIYVSNLDYSLTNSDLHTLFSTFGRIARVTVLKDRHTRLSRGVAFIQFVSRHDAQIAVTEMNKKILNGRTLSASIASDNGRAPEFIKKRVYNTETGLCFECGGSGHLSYECPKNQLGARARPQPKKPRRGFGGSGWSKEGDEEEEENDRIGAERFEEDNWASVVDDGADERLLGRNGNEGEGLDDKKRRKKKGKRAGYFSDESDHEDDD